A DNA window from Brassica napus cultivar Da-Ae chromosome C1, Da-Ae, whole genome shotgun sequence contains the following coding sequences:
- the LOC125579979 gene encoding uncharacterized protein LOC125579979 has product MAKKDAKPRLLRWILLLQEFDLEIRDKPGVENGVADHLSRLKIDSGIPIDEGLLEEQIMAIGAVVAVCETGKKLEEVKPMGLDGYAKKKFYKDVKRYYWDEPYHYILCRGQLYRRVVAEGILTHCHGSSYGGHFATFKTVSKVLQAGFWWPHMFKDTQDFVSRSVDYVSKWIEAVASPTNDSRVVIKMFKSTIFPRFGVPRVVISDGGFHLINKLFESLLKKNGVKHKVATPYHPQTSGQVEISNREIKSILEKTVGTTKKDWSIKLDDALWAYRTAYKTPLGTTPFNFVYGKACHLPVELEYKIYKEKTKAFHDKKIFKREFSAGDQVLLYNSRLKLFPGKLKSRWSGPFKIKEVRPYGAIVLWDKNGGDFTVNRQRVKLYMGTTIEEKRISVSLSDPITA; this is encoded by the exons atggccaagaaggatgctaAGCCAAGACTGTTGAGGTGGATCTTgctgctacaagagtttgaccttgagatcagagacaagccAGGAGtcgagaatggtgtagctgatcacttgtcTAGACTGAAGATTGATAGTGGTATCCCTATTGATGAAGGGCTTCTAGAGGAACAGATCATGGCAATTGGAGCAGTGGTAGCGGTTTGTGAAACtggaaagaagcttgaagaggtgaag CCAATGGGTCTTGACggatatgccaagaagaagttctacaaagatgtgaagagatactattGGGATGAGCCTTACCACTACATCCTTTGTAGAGGTCAACTCTATAGAAGAGTGGTAGCTGAAGGGATTCTCACACactgtcatggatcatcttatggaggTCATTTCGCTACTTTCAAGACTGTCTCAAAAGTGTTACAAGCTGGGTTTTGGTGGCCTCATATGTTCAAGGACACTCAAGACTTTGTCTCtaggt ctgttgactatgtctccaagtggaTAGAAGCTGTAGCAAGTCCTACCAATGATTCTAGAGTGGTGATCAAGATGTTCAAAagcaccatctttccaaggtttggagttccaagagttgtcaTTAGTGATGGAGGCTTCCACTTAATCAACAAACTGTTTGAAAGTCTTCTCAAGAAAAATGGTGTGAAGCATAAGGTTGCAACTCCCTaccatcctcagacaagtggtcaagttgagatctCCAACAGAGAAATAAAGTCTATTTTGGAGAAAACTGTGGGGACTACAAAGAAAGACTGGTCTATCAAGCTAgatgatgcactttgggcttataggacagcttacaaAACCCCTTTAggaaccacacctttcaacTTTGTGTATGGAAAGGCTTGTCATCTACCAGTTGAGCTTGAATACAAG ATTTACAAGGAGAAAACCAAAGCTTTTCATGACAAGAAGATCTTTAAGAGAGAGTTCAGTGCTGGAGATCAAgtgcttctctacaactctagactgaagttgtttcccgGGAAACTCAAGTCAAGATGGTCCGGTCCTTTTAAGATCAAGGAAGTTAGGCCATATGGGGCAATTGTGTTATGGGATAAGAATGGTGGAGACTTTACAGTCAATAGACAAagagttaagctctacatgggaaCCACAATAGAGGAGAAAAGAATCTCGGTTTCACTCTCCGACCCCATCACCGCCTAG
- the LOC106449666 gene encoding uncharacterized protein LOC106449666 has translation MDFVQRKVNNLGSKVATFPYIETIGRALFSSSFFFSAWHDYMELSSNWEGAQDYWRPKFGYSGDQIKHLMAISMIVKTLGGLVFIYGSFFGAFLLLLHQFIVTMIHHDFYSHRVDIEQFGLLYLKLKRILNETVSYDTVNNFYKSNFDEQHVENVISKFRELTDQATTNSSLFGHAEFVQHLLSFIKGLAVVGALLFFLTMKHKLNKAKKESKVKTD, from the exons ATGGACTTTGTGCAGAGAAAAGTGAACAATTTAGGAAGTAAAGTTGCTACTTTCCCTTATATTGAAACTATTGGAAGAGCTCTCTTttcctcttccttcttcttctctgctTGGCATGA TTACATGGAGCTCAGCTCCAATTGGGAAGGAGCACAGGATTACTGGAGACCGAAGTTCGGATATTCAGGAGACCAGATTAAGCATCTTATGGCTATCAGTATGATAGTGAAGACGCTTGGTGGACTTGTCTTCATCTATGGCAGCTTCTTTGGAGCTTTCCTCTTG CTTCTACACCAATTCATTGTTACAATGATCCATCACGATTTTTATAGTCATCGTGTCGACATTGAACAATTTGGACTCCTTTATCTCAAATTGAAAAGG ATCTTGAATGAAACTGTGTCTTACGACACCGTAAACAATTTCTACAAGTCAAACTTTGACGAGCAGCATGTTGAGAATGTCATATCAAAATTCCGTGAG CTTACGGATCAGGCAACTACAAACTCTTCGTTGTTTGGACATGCCGAGTTTGTTCAGCATCTCTTAAGCTTCATCAAAGGATTGGCCGTAGTAGGGGCATTGCTCTTTTTCTTGACAATGAAACACAAACTCAACAAAGCTAAAAAAGAATCCAAAGTAAAAACTGACTAA